In one window of Anthonomus grandis grandis chromosome 11, icAntGran1.3, whole genome shotgun sequence DNA:
- the LOC126741870 gene encoding equilibrative nucleoside transporter 1-like, which produces MIDVPNVKDKYYITYGMFYLLGILTSIPNYFFITASRYWMYKLRPLPDPSEVMPGPGPPKERNVLQASFPSCYFITIQISLVVFIFLTATCSKKLPPPDKRISAALWCSLVFYVVNLIFCQLVTDKFQLAFFFLVLLIVCCLGVCGAVILISLFEMIRKFPSQYYAAILTGQPLSAAISAVIQILTIIYTDNPISQGTIFFTIGSLLVLCTIAVYWFSKRNSQYFIYNTGNDISVDVQQPRERKHLVLHIWRVVKSSPAQVKVCLGALVLVVMVSSTVYPGFMSLVVAQESTGRTDNEWAEIYFVPVITFLVGSLFDLIGRLLAAKLQRPKNLMVITLIAVARFAFIPLMILCNAQPRMRIPVVFYDLPYVIFTIAFAFSNGHMINLCVLLVSEKAESVEEKRDITIVAVILAVLAAALSSFFSLILVYSL; this is translated from the exons ATGATCGACGTACCGAACgtaaaagataaatattatattacttaCGGAATGTTTTACTTATTGGGGATTCTCACTTCGATCCcgaactatttttttatcactgcTAGCAGG tacTGGATGTACAAACTCAGACCCCTACCGGACCCGAGCGAGGTAATGCCAGGTCCTGGACCCCCAAAAGAGAGAAACGTTTTACAAGCCAGTTTTCCCTCGTGTTACTTTATCACTATACAAATTTCCCTGGtggtttttatctttttgactGCGACTTGCTCGAAGAAACTGCCGCCGCCCGATAAAAGGATTTCGGCCGCCCTATGGTGCTCTTTGGTGTTTTATGTCgttaatttgatattttgccAACTGGTCACCGATAAGT ttcaGCTCGCCTTTTTCTTCCTGGTGCTACTGATTGTATGCTGTCTAGGAG TATGCGGGGCCGTAATTTTAATAAGCCTTTTCGAAATGATACGAAAATTCCCCTCGCAATACTACGCGGCCATATTAACGGGGCAGCCGTTAAGTGCGGCCATATCAGCGGTGATACAAATCCTCACAATTATATATACCGACAATCCAATATCGCAGGGCACCATTTTTTTCACCATAG gttcttTATTGGTGTTGTGCACCATAGCGGTCTATTGGTTCTCGAAACGAAACTCCCAATATTTCATCTATAATACCGGGAACGATATAAGCGTTGATGTTCAGCAACCGCGCGAACGCAAACATTTAGTTTTGCACATTTGGAGGGTGGTAAAATCGTCGCCGGCGCAGGTTAAAGTTTGCTTGGGAGCGTTGGTTTTGGTGGTGATGGTCTCTTCTACCGTTTATCCAGGTTTTATGTCGTTAGTTGTCGCACAGGAGAGCACTGGAAGGACCGATAACGAATGGGCAG agATATACTTTGTACCAGTAATCACCTTTTTAGTAGGAAGCCTTTTCGACTTGATAGGAAGACTTTTAGCAGCAAAGCTTCAAAGG CCAAAAAACTTGATGGTCATCACTTTGATAGCAGTGGCTCGATTCGCCTTTATACCTTTAATGATTTTATGTAACGCCCAACCGAGAATGCGCATTCCGGTGGTGTTTTACGATCTGCCTTACGTCATTTTCACCATAGCGTTTGCCTTCTCTAACGGACACATGATCAATTTATGCGTCTTACTCGTATCGGAAAA GGCCGAATCCGTAGAGGAAAAACGCGATATAACGATAGTGGCTGTGATATTGGCGGTGCTTGCCGCAGCGCTGAGTTCCTTCTTCAGTTTAATACTTGTATATTCTTTGTAG